The following are encoded together in the Desulfococcus multivorans genome:
- a CDS encoding prolyl-tRNA synthetase associated domain-containing protein has product MMTNIYEILEHHVIPYERTDHPPVYTIEEADRLVPALPGAKTKNLFLRDNKGKRHFLVVVNGDTTVDLKRLHTVIDSTRVSFASADRLKRHLDLEPGAVSMLAVVNDAAHQVELIIDKRLWEADAFQCHPLVNTSTLVLSRQGLEKLFDVTGHTPLLVNVPEHP; this is encoded by the coding sequence ATGATGACAAATATCTATGAAATTCTGGAACACCACGTTATCCCCTACGAACGTACCGATCATCCTCCGGTTTACACCATCGAAGAGGCCGACCGTCTGGTCCCGGCCCTCCCCGGCGCAAAAACCAAAAATCTCTTTCTTCGGGACAACAAGGGCAAGCGTCATTTCCTGGTCGTCGTCAACGGCGATACAACAGTCGATCTGAAGCGTCTCCACACGGTTATCGATAGCACCCGCGTCAGTTTCGCTTCCGCTGATCGTCTAAAACGGCATCTGGATCTCGAACCGGGTGCTGTTTCGATGCTGGCCGTCGTCAACGATGCGGCTCATCAGGTCGAACTGATTATCGACAAGCGCCTCTGGGAAGCCGACGCATTCCAATGCCATCCATTGGTGAACACCAGCACGCTGGTACTGTCCAGGCAAGGGCTTGAAAAGTTGTTCGACGTCACCGGCCACACGCCCCTTCTCGTCAATGTACCTGAACACCCCTGA
- the ftcD gene encoding glutamate formimidoyltransferase, producing the protein MKKIVECVPNFSEGRNRETIDAIAEAIRRTSGCTLLDVDPGASTNRTVYTFVGDPDSILEGALAAARVARARIDMRTHKGEHPRFGAMDVCPFIPVRGVSMADCVDIARTFAQRAAEALKVPFFLYEEAALQDYRRKLPDIRHGEYEGLAERLKDPRWQPDFGPAEFVPQWGATATGARMFLIAYNVNILGTANQAHRIALNLRETGRGNDQPGRLKEVKGMGWFVDEYNLAQVTVNLTNYRVTPIHRLFEEVGKEAAELKVGVAGSEIVGLVPLESILMAADYYIEKENLFIYEEDQKIRLAVERLGLNSVAPFEPDKKIIEYIVAEPPDEPLADLSLRGFIEEVAARSSTPGGGSVSAVLAALGAGLGAMVAKLTYGVRKFESVDAQMRAAIPPLHETTRSLIAMIDADTNAFNDYMEGVRMPSGTPAEKAARTERMQQGLKTAVNVPLQTMTIADSAWEALCDTARHGNPASRSDIQVGARALETGIWGAYQNVVINLEGITDDAFKAETLKLADAIADRARKKMQEVLDILETKRTS; encoded by the coding sequence ATGAAGAAAATCGTCGAATGTGTACCTAATTTTTCAGAAGGCCGAAATCGGGAAACCATCGATGCCATCGCCGAAGCCATACGACGGACTTCGGGCTGCACCCTGCTGGACGTCGATCCCGGGGCATCCACCAACCGCACCGTCTACACCTTTGTCGGCGACCCCGACAGCATTCTCGAGGGGGCACTGGCCGCCGCACGGGTGGCGAGAGCTCGCATCGATATGAGAACTCACAAGGGTGAACACCCCCGCTTTGGGGCCATGGATGTCTGCCCGTTTATACCCGTCCGAGGTGTAAGCATGGCGGATTGTGTCGACATTGCCCGAACCTTCGCCCAGCGTGCCGCGGAGGCGCTCAAGGTCCCTTTCTTTCTGTATGAAGAGGCCGCTCTTCAGGATTATCGCCGCAAACTCCCGGATATTCGTCATGGAGAATACGAAGGACTGGCCGAACGCCTGAAGGATCCGCGCTGGCAGCCGGATTTCGGCCCTGCCGAATTCGTGCCGCAATGGGGCGCCACCGCCACCGGGGCGCGCATGTTCCTCATCGCCTACAACGTCAACATCCTCGGCACGGCCAATCAAGCCCACCGCATCGCTCTCAATCTAAGGGAGACCGGCCGAGGCAACGACCAGCCCGGCCGCCTCAAGGAGGTCAAGGGCATGGGCTGGTTCGTGGACGAGTATAATCTGGCTCAAGTGACGGTGAACCTGACCAATTACCGGGTGACCCCCATCCACCGGCTCTTCGAAGAGGTCGGGAAGGAGGCCGCCGAACTGAAAGTGGGGGTGGCCGGCTCCGAGATTGTGGGGCTCGTTCCCCTGGAGTCCATTCTCATGGCGGCGGACTATTATATCGAAAAGGAAAATCTCTTCATCTACGAGGAGGATCAGAAGATCCGGCTGGCGGTTGAACGATTAGGCCTCAACAGCGTTGCACCATTCGAGCCCGACAAAAAGATTATCGAATACATTGTGGCCGAACCACCGGACGAACCTCTGGCCGACCTGAGCCTGAGGGGGTTTATCGAGGAAGTGGCCGCCCGTTCGTCCACGCCGGGCGGCGGTTCGGTGTCTGCCGTCCTTGCCGCTTTGGGAGCCGGTTTAGGGGCCATGGTGGCCAAACTCACCTACGGCGTTCGCAAATTCGAAAGCGTCGATGCACAGATGCGAGCGGCCATTCCACCTCTGCACGAGACGACCCGATCGCTCATTGCCATGATCGATGCCGACACCAACGCTTTTAACGATTACATGGAAGGCGTCCGAATGCCGTCGGGCACACCGGCGGAAAAGGCCGCTCGCACCGAAAGGATGCAGCAAGGCCTAAAAACGGCCGTCAATGTCCCGCTCCAAACCATGACCATAGCCGACAGCGCATGGGAAGCGTTATGCGATACGGCCCGACACGGCAACCCGGCATCCCGATCCGATATACAGGTCGGTGCAAGAGCCCTGGAAACCGGAATCTGGGGCGCATATCAGAACGTAGTCATCAACCTCGAAGGGATCACGGACGATGCCTTCAAGGCCGAGACGCTGAAGCTTGCAGACGCCATAGCCGATCGCGCTCGCAAAAAGATGCAGGAAGTACTGGACATTCTCGAAACGAAGCGGACAAGCTGA
- a CDS encoding glycine C-acetyltransferase gives MDAAFLAYLDRETRALKSEGLFKEERIVISPQQADITVQKNIKVINFCANNYLGLANHPTVIAAAERGLRKYGFGMASVRFICGTHEIHKTLEAGISDFLKTEDTILYTSCFDANGGLFEALLGPEDAVISDALNHASIIDGIRLCKARRFRYGNNDMNDLEARLKAAQGARFKLIATDGVFSMDGVIANLVDICDLADRYNAMVMVDDSHAVGFMGKNGGGTPEYCGVQDRIDINTGTLGKALGGASGGYTSGRKEIIAWLRQRSRPYLFSNTLAPPIAAASLQVLALLKEGKHLRDKLMENTAYFRSGMTALGFELIPGNHPIIPVMLGDAVLAGKMAARLLEEGIYVVGFSYPVVPKGRARIRTQMSAAHERKHLDRAITAFEKVGKALDVIP, from the coding sequence ATGGACGCAGCTTTTCTCGCGTATCTCGATCGGGAGACCCGCGCTCTGAAATCCGAGGGGCTCTTCAAAGAAGAACGGATTGTTATATCACCACAACAGGCTGATATAACAGTACAAAAAAACATTAAGGTGATCAATTTCTGTGCCAACAACTATCTGGGGCTGGCCAATCATCCGACGGTCATTGCGGCGGCCGAGAGGGGGCTTCGGAAATACGGCTTCGGTATGGCCTCGGTCCGCTTCATCTGCGGAACCCACGAGATCCACAAAACCCTCGAAGCCGGAATCAGTGATTTTCTCAAGACCGAGGACACCATTCTTTACACTTCATGCTTCGACGCCAATGGAGGCCTCTTCGAAGCCTTGCTGGGGCCTGAAGACGCCGTCATCAGCGACGCACTCAATCATGCCAGCATCATCGACGGAATTCGTCTATGCAAAGCCCGGCGATTCCGGTACGGGAACAATGACATGAACGACCTGGAGGCCCGACTCAAGGCTGCGCAGGGCGCCCGGTTCAAGCTGATTGCCACCGACGGCGTTTTTTCGATGGACGGCGTCATCGCCAACCTTGTCGACATCTGTGACCTGGCGGATCGATACAACGCCATGGTCATGGTGGACGACTCCCATGCAGTGGGATTTATGGGAAAGAACGGCGGCGGAACACCGGAATACTGCGGTGTCCAGGATCGCATCGACATCAATACAGGGACGCTGGGCAAAGCCCTGGGAGGGGCCTCGGGCGGTTACACCAGCGGCCGGAAGGAGATCATCGCCTGGTTGCGCCAGCGCTCCCGACCGTATCTCTTCTCGAACACACTGGCACCCCCCATCGCCGCGGCGTCCCTCCAGGTATTGGCATTGTTGAAAGAGGGAAAACATCTCAGGGATAAACTCATGGAGAATACCGCCTATTTCAGATCTGGAATGACGGCGCTCGGCTTCGAACTCATCCCGGGGAACCACCCCATCATTCCCGTCATGCTGGGGGATGCCGTCCTGGCCGGGAAAATGGCCGCCCGGCTGCTGGAAGAAGGCATCTACGTGGTGGGCTTTTCCTATCCGGTGGTGCCCAAGGGCCGGGCCCGTATCCGGACCCAGATGTCGGCGGCCCACGAACGGAAGCATCTGGATCGCGCCATCACTGCATTTGAAAAAGTCGGAAAGGCGCTTGACGTTATCCCGTGA
- a CDS encoding aldehyde dehydrogenase family protein, giving the protein MKLSDVLEALKIEPKNMGSSTGTLWGRTTDQGEIISISPITGDPIGSVFRASQNDYEWIMDAVGVAFPIWRQVPAPRRGDIVRQIGLKLREHKVLLGRLVTFEMGKSLQEGLGEVQEMIDIADFAVGLSRQLYGFTMPSERPDHRMYDQYHPLGAVGVITTFNFPVAVWSWNALIAAVCGDVVIWKPASKVPLTAIAVQKIMADVIRKNDLPEGVFNLVIGSGAVIGERMLEDSRIPLISLTGSTDVGKHAAAKVAGRLGKTIMELGGNNGVILTENANLEMAVPAIVFGAVGTAGQRCTSIRRLIVHDAIYDRVVQALKKAYGALKIGDPTDETNQVGPLIDRGAVKDFASALDRIREQGGKILFGGRILTGPGYESGCYVTPALVAVTHDCPIVQEETFAPILYLIRYVGSVDNAIVLHNAVPQGLSSAIFTRNLSEAEIFLSARGSDCGIANVNIGTSGAEIGGAFGGEKETGGGRESGSDAWKAYMRRQTNTINYGNELPLAQGIKFEI; this is encoded by the coding sequence ATGAAGCTATCCGACGTATTAGAAGCCCTTAAAATCGAACCGAAAAATATGGGGTCCAGCACCGGTACCCTCTGGGGTCGGACAACGGATCAGGGAGAAATCATCAGCATTTCCCCGATTACCGGGGATCCCATCGGCTCTGTGTTCAGGGCGTCTCAGAATGATTACGAGTGGATTATGGATGCCGTCGGCGTTGCGTTTCCGATATGGCGGCAGGTGCCGGCCCCCCGTCGGGGTGATATTGTCCGCCAGATCGGCCTGAAACTCAGAGAGCACAAAGTGCTTTTGGGCCGCCTGGTAACCTTTGAAATGGGCAAATCACTTCAGGAGGGGCTGGGAGAGGTCCAGGAAATGATTGACATCGCGGACTTCGCCGTGGGGCTGTCGCGGCAGCTTTATGGATTCACCATGCCCTCGGAGCGGCCCGATCATCGGATGTATGATCAGTACCATCCTCTTGGCGCGGTCGGGGTCATCACCACGTTCAACTTCCCGGTAGCGGTGTGGTCCTGGAATGCGCTGATCGCAGCCGTCTGCGGCGATGTCGTGATTTGGAAGCCCGCTTCCAAAGTACCGCTCACGGCAATTGCCGTGCAGAAGATCATGGCGGATGTAATCCGGAAAAACGATTTGCCGGAAGGTGTTTTCAACCTTGTCATCGGCAGCGGCGCCGTTATCGGGGAGCGGATGCTGGAAGATTCCCGAATTCCCCTGATTTCGCTGACGGGCTCCACGGACGTGGGAAAGCATGCCGCTGCAAAGGTGGCCGGTCGCCTGGGAAAAACAATCATGGAACTGGGCGGTAACAACGGTGTCATTCTTACCGAGAACGCCAACCTGGAAATGGCCGTCCCCGCTATTGTCTTCGGCGCTGTCGGCACTGCCGGGCAGCGCTGTACCTCCATACGGCGACTGATCGTTCACGACGCGATCTATGATCGTGTCGTGCAGGCCCTCAAAAAGGCTTATGGCGCATTGAAGATCGGAGATCCCACAGATGAGACCAACCAGGTGGGACCCCTCATCGATCGGGGTGCCGTGAAGGATTTTGCATCGGCGCTGGATCGGATTCGGGAACAGGGCGGAAAAATACTTTTCGGAGGCCGGATTTTGACCGGACCGGGCTACGAGAGCGGATGCTACGTTACTCCCGCACTGGTGGCCGTAACCCATGATTGTCCCATTGTCCAGGAAGAGACCTTTGCGCCCATTTTGTATCTGATCCGGTATGTCGGCAGCGTGGACAATGCCATTGTGCTTCACAATGCCGTTCCCCAGGGACTCTCATCGGCCATATTTACCCGGAACCTTTCCGAGGCGGAGATTTTTTTGTCGGCCCGAGGTTCGGATTGCGGGATCGCCAACGTGAACATCGGCACCTCGGGCGCCGAGATCGGTGGGGCATTCGGCGGGGAAAAGGAGACGGGAGGCGGCCGGGAATCAGGCTCCGACGCGTGGAAAGCCTACATGCGGCGGCAGACCAATACCATCAATTATGGTAACGAACTCCCTCTGGCCCAGGGCATCAAGTTCGAAATATAG
- a CDS encoding carboxymuconolactone decarboxylase family protein, translating into MANQKEKMGAYKKISQKYPDVTASLNSLGETIRNSGPIDGKTSQLIQLAAAAAGQSEGSVHSHTRRALEEGATRAEIEHALLLLISVMGFPKTAAAMSWATDILDGEAVE; encoded by the coding sequence ATGGCGAATCAAAAAGAAAAAATGGGAGCCTACAAAAAAATATCTCAAAAGTATCCGGATGTGACGGCCTCTCTCAATTCACTGGGTGAGACTATCCGCAACAGCGGGCCTATCGACGGGAAGACCTCGCAGTTGATTCAGCTCGCCGCTGCAGCCGCCGGTCAGTCGGAAGGTTCGGTGCATTCCCATACACGACGCGCACTGGAAGAAGGCGCAACCCGGGCGGAAATCGAGCATGCGCTGTTGCTGTTGATCTCCGTTATGGGGTTTCCCAAAACAGCTGCCGCCATGTCCTGGGCCACGGATATACTCGATGGGGAGGCTGTGGAATAA
- a CDS encoding NAD(P)/FAD-dependent oxidoreductase, whose product MKDKTLSHGLWAATAPPAPVLGPFEGDQHADVAVIGGGYTGLSAALHLAEAGVDTILLEGREIGYGGAGRNVGLVNAGLWLMPDDVLRMLGEEMGERLINVLGASPELVFGLIEQHRIPCEAVHKGTLHCAHSPGGFRALQQRESQWKRRGAPVTLLDREAAAPKIGSNRFYGALLDERAGTVQPLAYVYGLAEAACRAGARLHVQSSVTGLTRDPKGWRLSTPNGFVQARTVILAVQGYPEFAFKAREKELIPFNYFQFATAPLPQDVRNTILPGGEGAWDTHLILSSFRLDQSGRLLLGSVGQVENGGYALHENWARRTIAKLFPQVGSVPLEYAWNGRIAMTVDHIPRFHLLDENLISVTSYNGRGIGPGTVFGKLLAEWALGAPLDAIPLPITSPKAVSGRALRGLFYEAGARLYHLIQRRI is encoded by the coding sequence ATGAAGGATAAAACGTTGAGTCACGGGCTGTGGGCGGCCACGGCGCCGCCGGCCCCGGTGCTGGGCCCTTTCGAGGGAGACCAGCATGCCGATGTGGCGGTGATCGGAGGCGGGTATACGGGATTGTCCGCAGCCCTGCATCTCGCGGAGGCGGGGGTGGATACGATTCTCCTGGAGGGAAGGGAGATCGGCTACGGCGGTGCCGGCCGCAATGTCGGCCTGGTCAACGCCGGCCTATGGCTGATGCCGGATGACGTCCTTCGCATGTTGGGGGAGGAGATGGGCGAGCGCCTCATCAATGTGCTGGGCGCATCCCCGGAACTGGTTTTCGGACTGATTGAACAGCACCGCATCCCATGCGAGGCCGTACACAAGGGCACCCTTCACTGTGCACATTCTCCGGGCGGGTTTCGTGCCCTCCAACAGCGGGAATCCCAGTGGAAACGCCGCGGCGCCCCGGTGACGCTGCTTGATCGGGAGGCGGCGGCGCCGAAGATCGGCAGCAACCGCTTTTACGGGGCGCTCCTGGATGAGCGCGCGGGGACGGTTCAACCCCTGGCCTATGTTTACGGGCTTGCGGAGGCCGCATGTCGCGCGGGAGCACGTCTCCATGTCCAATCATCGGTGACCGGATTGACGCGCGACCCCAAAGGATGGCGTCTTTCGACCCCTAACGGGTTCGTTCAGGCCCGCACCGTGATCCTGGCTGTTCAGGGGTATCCGGAATTTGCTTTTAAAGCGCGTGAAAAGGAACTCATCCCTTTCAACTATTTTCAGTTCGCGACGGCGCCCCTGCCCCAGGACGTTCGAAACACCATATTGCCGGGCGGAGAAGGCGCGTGGGATACCCACCTGATTCTTTCCTCGTTCCGTCTGGATCAATCGGGACGGCTCCTTTTGGGCAGCGTCGGACAGGTGGAAAACGGCGGGTATGCACTCCATGAGAACTGGGCGAGGCGAACCATCGCGAAGCTTTTTCCCCAGGTTGGGTCCGTGCCCCTGGAGTATGCCTGGAACGGCCGCATTGCCATGACGGTCGATCACATTCCCCGGTTTCATCTGTTGGATGAAAATCTGATTTCGGTCACCAGCTACAACGGTCGCGGCATTGGTCCGGGAACGGTTTTCGGCAAACTTCTGGCGGAGTGGGCTCTGGGTGCACCCCTCGACGCAATTCCGCTGCCGATCACCAGCCCCAAAGCCGTATCGGGACGAGCCTTGAGAGGACTGTTTTATGAAGCCGGCGCTCGTTTGTATCACCTGATTCAGCGCCGGATATGA